In the genome of Acetobacter oryzifermentans, one region contains:
- a CDS encoding HAMP domain-containing sensor histidine kinase — protein MFQRIIHLIHKTTAAITHGNLSQRIPLTGNGNEGDEVTTAINTMLDSISQQMDNVRQTSNAIAHDLRAPIARARSQLEDGALHAHTEAELRTAIEHAIEQLDHVTSICDALLRIAQIEAGSRHSAFSQFDLIPALRDILELYSAVAEDCGMTIKTIFPEKLPFYGDRAMFQQAIANVLDNAIKFSPPKGVIACSAQLILPSPHSENDGIVEIAITDHGVGMTPQDMAHATQRFFRAEQTHHISGSGLGLSVVQAIVQRHGGQLHLANNNPGLIVRIEVPLPRTKISKTMEINR, from the coding sequence ATGTTCCAACGCATTATTCATCTCATTCACAAAACTACGGCTGCCATCACTCATGGCAATCTCTCCCAGCGTATCCCACTCACCGGAAACGGAAATGAAGGGGATGAGGTTACCACCGCCATAAATACCATGCTGGATAGTATCAGCCAGCAGATGGATAACGTGCGACAAACTTCCAACGCCATTGCGCATGATCTGCGTGCCCCTATTGCCCGCGCACGTTCCCAACTGGAAGATGGAGCCTTACACGCACACACTGAGGCTGAACTCCGCACAGCCATTGAGCATGCTATTGAGCAGCTTGACCATGTGACCAGTATTTGTGACGCACTGTTACGTATTGCGCAGATAGAAGCTGGCAGCCGCCATTCGGCCTTTAGCCAGTTTGATCTGATACCTGCCCTACGGGATATTCTGGAACTTTACTCCGCTGTTGCAGAAGATTGTGGAATGACGATCAAGACCATTTTCCCCGAAAAACTTCCGTTTTATGGTGATCGCGCCATGTTCCAGCAGGCCATTGCCAATGTGTTGGACAACGCCATTAAATTTTCTCCGCCCAAAGGCGTCATTGCCTGCTCCGCCCAGCTTATTCTACCCTCACCTCATTCAGAAAATGATGGCATCGTAGAAATCGCCATAACTGACCACGGTGTAGGCATGACGCCACAAGACATGGCACATGCCACACAACGTTTCTTTCGGGCCGAGCAGACACACCATATTTCAGGCTCTGGTCTTGGGCTTTCTGTTGTGCAGGCGATTGTGCAACGTCATGGTGGCCAACTTCATCTAGCCAACAACAATCCGGGGTTAATCGTGCGTATTGAGGTACCCTTGCCTCGCACTAAAATCAGTAAGACTATGGAAATCAATCGCTAA
- a CDS encoding ABC-F family ATP-binding cassette domain-containing protein, which yields MSLLVISDLTLRMAGRTLLDQANLSIEPGRKVGLIGRNGAGKSTLLAAIAGDISPDGGEIRLSARARMARVKQEAPADGASLLDTVLAGDTERSALLAEAETATDPVRITEIHERLRAIRADSAPARAASVLAGLGFNAAAQARPVSDFSGGWRMRVSLATALFLEPDLLLLDEPTNHLDLEATLWLEDWLRRFAGAALIVSHDRGLLDSCVDAIAHLDHGKLSLTPGGYENFVRIRTEQALQQARQVEKIAAQRAHMQSFVDRFRAKATKAKQAQARLKALEKLPVIESVVEETPAHFSFPEPEQLPPPILSMNRASVGYEGKPVLSNLSLRLDMDDRIALLGANGNGKSTFAKLLAGRLEPLSGTVERNPRLKIGYFAQHQAEELRLNETPIDHMARALPKATPPVVRAQLARFGLDAERAETAVKDLSGGEKARLLLALATRDAPQLLLLDEPTNHLDLDARDALIRALADYEGAVVLISHDPHLVELVADRLWLVGDGKITPFEGDMAEYRAWLIEHNRAANRPKQDNAAQPSRKDDRRERAEARKALAPLRKIIKDAEARLAKLAQEQKKIEASLADPALYSEGKTQDLTRLNTRLAALKKEQEEVEERWLTAEAEMEAAANEA from the coding sequence TTGAGCCTTCTTGTCATATCCGATCTTACCCTGCGTATGGCAGGCCGCACCCTTCTGGACCAAGCAAACCTGTCTATAGAGCCCGGCCGTAAGGTGGGCCTTATCGGGCGCAACGGAGCCGGAAAATCTACCCTGTTGGCCGCCATTGCGGGTGATATTTCCCCAGATGGTGGGGAAATTCGCCTGTCTGCCCGCGCCCGTATGGCACGCGTAAAGCAGGAAGCTCCAGCGGATGGCGCATCGCTTCTTGATACCGTGCTGGCTGGTGATACCGAACGCAGCGCCCTTCTAGCAGAAGCCGAAACGGCGACTGACCCTGTGCGCATTACAGAAATACATGAACGCCTGCGCGCCATACGTGCAGATAGCGCCCCGGCACGCGCGGCTTCTGTTCTGGCAGGGTTAGGGTTTAATGCCGCTGCACAGGCCCGCCCTGTTTCAGACTTTTCTGGTGGCTGGCGTATGCGCGTTTCCTTGGCAACTGCGCTGTTTCTGGAACCAGATTTGCTGCTGCTGGATGAACCCACCAACCATTTGGATCTGGAAGCCACCCTGTGGCTGGAAGATTGGCTCCGCCGATTCGCAGGGGCTGCGCTGATTGTCAGCCATGATAGAGGGCTACTGGATTCCTGCGTGGATGCCATTGCGCATCTGGACCATGGCAAGCTCAGCCTAACGCCGGGTGGATACGAAAATTTTGTGCGCATTCGCACAGAGCAAGCCTTACAGCAGGCCCGGCAAGTTGAAAAAATTGCGGCCCAGCGGGCGCATATGCAATCCTTTGTTGATAGATTCCGGGCCAAGGCTACCAAAGCCAAGCAGGCACAAGCGCGCCTAAAGGCGTTGGAAAAACTGCCCGTTATCGAATCCGTGGTGGAAGAAACGCCCGCTCACTTCTCATTCCCAGAACCCGAGCAACTTCCTCCGCCTATTTTGAGCATGAACCGTGCCAGCGTGGGGTATGAGGGCAAGCCTGTGCTCAGCAATCTTTCCCTCCGGTTAGATATGGATGATCGCATTGCCCTGCTTGGTGCCAACGGGAACGGCAAATCCACCTTTGCCAAACTTCTTGCAGGCAGGTTGGAACCACTCTCTGGCACGGTAGAGCGTAACCCCCGCCTTAAAATTGGGTATTTTGCTCAGCATCAGGCGGAAGAACTACGCCTGAACGAAACACCCATAGACCACATGGCACGCGCTCTGCCAAAAGCCACACCCCCGGTTGTGCGCGCCCAGCTTGCACGCTTTGGGCTAGATGCAGAACGGGCAGAAACAGCAGTTAAAGACCTTTCGGGCGGAGAAAAAGCACGCCTGCTGTTAGCCTTGGCAACGCGTGATGCCCCGCAACTCCTGCTGTTGGATGAACCAACCAACCATTTGGACCTAGATGCCCGCGATGCGCTTATTCGTGCGCTGGCAGACTATGAAGGTGCTGTAGTTCTGATCAGCCATGATCCACATCTGGTTGAACTGGTGGCTGACCGGCTGTGGTTGGTAGGTGATGGCAAGATTACCCCATTTGAAGGCGATATGGCGGAATATCGCGCGTGGCTGATCGAACACAACCGCGCTGCAAACCGTCCAAAACAGGATAATGCCGCCCAGCCCAGCCGCAAGGATGACCGGCGTGAACGTGCAGAAGCCCGCAAAGCCTTGGCCCCTTTGCGCAAAATTATAAAAGATGCAGAAGCGCGTCTTGCCAAACTGGCGCAGGAACAGAAGAAAATTGAAGCCAGTTTGGCTGATCCTGCACTGTATAGCGAAGGAAAAACACAGGATCTCACGCGTCTGAACACACGCCTTGCCGCCCTAAAAAAAGAGCAGGAAGAAGTGGAAGAACGTTGGCTAACTGCCGAAGCTGAAATGGAAGCAGCCGCCAACGAGGCCTGA
- a CDS encoding AI-2E family transporter — MPSDTPSSPATPLAGGPYEGKPHSAEWLQSISRILRMTFSGAVIALVVWLMGDVLMVVFASVLCAVVLHGLSKILVRHLRLPYGWALSAVICGLIGSAVFLVWNSGPAMISEALRLQDALRQQETALRSTLQSTPTGQMILNYLPASLGGHQAGGGDTSSLASLGSRIAGSMTGILGSAFGAIGTLLVVLIAGLYFAMSPAVYANGFLRLVPVSKRPKVRDLLLRAGQTLWAWVAGQSLDMLVVGTLSGLGLWFIGVPLALALGVLAGLCNFIPYIGAIMGAVPALLLALSLGTRETIMVAVLYSVIQFLEGNVLAPVIQRHAVQMPPALTVLSQTLFGAILGFPGLIFASPLTAVLMATLDGLTPKLDEKDQI; from the coding sequence ATGCCTTCAGACACCCCTTCTTCTCCTGCCACCCCTCTTGCTGGCGGGCCGTATGAAGGCAAGCCACACTCTGCTGAGTGGCTGCAATCCATCTCCAGAATCCTGCGTATGACCTTCAGCGGTGCTGTTATTGCCCTGGTGGTCTGGTTGATGGGCGATGTGTTGATGGTTGTGTTTGCATCCGTGCTTTGTGCTGTGGTGCTGCATGGGCTGTCTAAAATTCTGGTGCGCCATCTGCGGCTGCCATATGGGTGGGCTCTCAGTGCCGTTATCTGCGGGTTGATTGGCAGTGCTGTCTTTTTGGTCTGGAACAGCGGCCCAGCCATGATTAGCGAAGCTTTGCGCCTGCAAGATGCCTTGCGCCAGCAGGAAACCGCACTGCGTAGCACTTTGCAAAGCACGCCCACCGGCCAGATGATCCTGAACTACCTGCCTGCTTCCTTGGGGGGACATCAGGCTGGCGGTGGAGATACCAGCAGCCTTGCCTCTCTTGGCTCTCGCATTGCCGGATCCATGACAGGCATTCTGGGATCTGCTTTTGGGGCTATCGGCACATTGCTGGTTGTGCTGATAGCCGGGCTGTATTTTGCCATGTCCCCTGCAGTTTACGCCAACGGCTTTCTACGGTTGGTGCCTGTTTCCAAACGCCCCAAAGTGCGTGATCTTCTGCTTAGGGCTGGACAGACACTTTGGGCATGGGTGGCCGGGCAATCTTTGGACATGCTGGTCGTTGGCACGCTTTCTGGCCTTGGCCTGTGGTTTATTGGCGTGCCTTTGGCGTTGGCGCTGGGTGTGCTTGCTGGGTTGTGTAACTTTATTCCCTATATTGGCGCCATTATGGGAGCCGTTCCTGCGTTGCTGCTGGCACTTTCTCTTGGCACGCGGGAAACCATTATGGTGGCTGTACTTTATAGCGTGATCCAGTTTCTAGAAGGTAATGTGCTAGCCCCGGTTATTCAGCGCCACGCCGTACAAATGCCTCCTGCTCTTACAGTTTTGTCACAGACACTTTTTGGCGCCATCTTGGGTTTTCCGGGCCTGATTTTTGCCTCTCCGCTGACGGCTGTGTTGATGGCAACATTGGATGGCCTTACCCCCAAGCTGGATGAAAAAGACCAGATTTAA
- a CDS encoding response regulator transcription factor encodes MRVLLVEDDQTVRNFIAKGLAEAGHLVEQAEDGKSGLSLAASEKFDVIILDRMLPGGVEGLHILQTLRNQNNLTPVLLLSALADVDEKVAGLKAGGDDYVTKPFSFSELQARLEALVRRNRNEAQPQTRLTIGDLEIDLLSRNVRRAGQKIELQPREFRLLEFLMRHAGQVVTRTMLLEGVWDYHFDPQTNVIDVHISRLRQKIDRPFHHPLVHTIRNAGYMLQE; translated from the coding sequence ATGCGCGTTCTTCTTGTTGAAGACGATCAAACAGTTCGCAATTTTATAGCCAAAGGTCTTGCAGAAGCTGGACACTTGGTTGAACAGGCTGAAGATGGCAAAAGCGGGTTATCTCTTGCCGCCAGCGAAAAGTTTGATGTGATCATTCTAGATCGCATGCTGCCGGGGGGTGTTGAGGGCCTTCATATCCTACAAACATTGCGTAACCAAAATAATTTAACCCCTGTACTTCTTCTTTCCGCCTTAGCTGATGTGGATGAAAAAGTGGCCGGACTGAAAGCCGGAGGGGATGATTACGTTACAAAACCCTTCTCATTTTCCGAGCTTCAGGCACGTCTGGAAGCACTGGTGCGCCGTAACAGAAACGAGGCCCAACCGCAGACACGCCTTACTATTGGAGATTTGGAAATAGATCTGCTCTCGCGCAATGTGCGGCGTGCAGGCCAGAAGATTGAATTGCAACCGCGTGAATTCCGCCTATTGGAATTTTTGATGCGCCATGCCGGTCAGGTTGTTACGCGCACCATGCTGCTAGAAGGCGTGTGGGATTACCATTTTGACCCCCAGACAAACGTCATTGACGTGCATATTTCCCGCCTTCGCCAAAAAATAGACAGACCGTTTCATCATCCGCTGGTTCATACTATCCGTAATGCAGGATACATGCTGCAAGAATGA
- a CDS encoding tetratricopeptide repeat protein: protein MNEPVCYGGRMKFSFVPTRRHLPCVVAGTALLVSAPVTAATARGHAADTSGPVSGQKWSVEACMAMVGDDPFGARDYALDWERHGNGGQEAKHCHALALLEAGDEESAAAELDELAHQPIEHAERAPSSFRAGLEKDAADAWLSAGQPEKALRSVDYGLAFEDDTRLHLLRARALLAQDQADVVVKELSVLVAKKPDIGAEGYVLLASAERRVGQLDAAAMHVAHALEIEPENPAALLERGIVRERKGDATGAQADWQRVLDLAPDSHEADLARQDLAVMAADPDTP from the coding sequence GTGAATGAACCTGTTTGTTATGGAGGCAGGATGAAGTTTTCTTTTGTGCCTACACGGCGGCATCTTCCCTGCGTGGTTGCAGGTACAGCGTTGCTTGTTTCCGCCCCAGTCACGGCGGCTACAGCACGCGGCCATGCTGCGGATACATCCGGGCCAGTAAGCGGGCAGAAATGGTCTGTAGAAGCTTGTATGGCCATGGTGGGGGATGATCCATTTGGCGCAAGAGATTACGCACTGGACTGGGAGCGCCACGGTAACGGAGGGCAGGAAGCCAAGCATTGTCATGCTTTGGCATTGCTGGAAGCCGGGGATGAAGAAAGTGCAGCAGCGGAACTGGATGAACTTGCCCACCAGCCTATAGAGCACGCAGAGCGCGCGCCTTCCAGCTTTCGGGCCGGGCTGGAGAAAGATGCAGCCGATGCCTGGCTTTCTGCCGGGCAACCAGAAAAAGCTTTGCGCAGCGTAGATTACGGGCTGGCGTTTGAGGATGACACCCGCCTGCACCTGTTACGTGCTCGCGCTTTGCTGGCGCAGGATCAGGCTGATGTGGTGGTGAAAGAACTCTCTGTGCTGGTGGCTAAAAAGCCAGATATTGGAGCCGAGGGGTATGTTTTGCTAGCATCGGCGGAACGTCGCGTAGGGCAGCTTGATGCTGCGGCCATGCACGTAGCACATGCTTTGGAAATAGAGCCGGAAAACCCGGCAGCTTTGCTGGAACGCGGCATTGTGCGTGAACGCAAAGGGGATGCCACCGGCGCACAGGCAGACTGGCAGCGCGTGCTTGATCTGGCACCAGATAGTCATGAAGCAGATCTGGCTCGGCAGGATCTTGCTGTTATGGCCGCAGATCCGGATACACCATGA
- the thrS gene encoding threonine--tRNA ligase — MPAITLPDGSVRSFDGPVTGTTVAEAIGPGLAKAALAMEVDGKLCDIRQTIQKDAALRFITRKDPESLELIRHDAAHVLAEAVQALYPGTQVTIGPSIENGFYYDFYRSEPFSPEDFAAIEAKMREIVAKAEPFVREVWKRDDAIQFFEDRGEKFKAELIRDLPEDEEISIYRQGEWLDLCRGPHLRTTKDVGNAFKLMKVAGAYWRGDHRNPMLTRVYGTAWRDQKELDAHLHQLEEAEKRDHRRIGKEMGLFHFQEEAVGQVFWHAKGWRLYTALQDYMRRAQTRHGYQEVRTPQLVDRALWEASGHWDKYRHHMFIATVEDENKTLALKPMNCPCHVQIFRHGLRSYRELPLRMAEFGACHRYEPSGALHGLMRVRGFTQDDAHIFCTEDQIADETVRFVKMLHDVYQDLGFEHVRVKFADRPEQRAGSDEVWDKAENALKEACTVAGVEYEHNPGEGAFYGPKLEFVLRDAIGRDWQCGTLQVDLVLPERLDASYIGEDSGRHRPVMLHRAILGSFERFLGILIEQHAGRFPLWLAPVQVVVASIVSDAAPYAEEVAAALREAGLAVEADVRNDKINAKVREHSVARVPVILVVGRREAEEHTVAMRRLGTQAQETLSLNDAVARLKNEATPPDLRKKG, encoded by the coding sequence ATGCCCGCCATTACCTTGCCTGACGGTTCTGTTCGTAGTTTTGACGGGCCGGTAACAGGCACGACGGTGGCGGAAGCTATCGGCCCCGGTCTTGCTAAAGCCGCACTGGCCATGGAAGTGGATGGAAAGCTGTGCGATATCCGCCAGACCATCCAGAAAGATGCTGCCCTTCGCTTTATTACCCGCAAAGATCCGGAATCTCTGGAGCTTATCCGGCACGATGCTGCGCATGTGCTGGCCGAAGCCGTGCAGGCGCTGTACCCGGGCACTCAGGTTACAATCGGTCCGTCTATTGAAAACGGCTTCTATTACGATTTCTATCGTTCTGAACCGTTCTCCCCGGAAGATTTCGCGGCCATTGAAGCTAAAATGCGGGAAATTGTCGCCAAGGCTGAACCGTTTGTGCGCGAAGTCTGGAAGCGCGATGATGCGATTCAGTTTTTTGAAGATCGCGGTGAAAAATTCAAAGCCGAGCTGATTCGCGATCTGCCGGAAGATGAAGAAATTTCTATCTATCGGCAGGGTGAATGGCTGGATTTGTGCCGTGGCCCGCATCTGCGCACCACCAAGGATGTTGGTAACGCTTTCAAGTTGATGAAGGTGGCTGGCGCCTATTGGCGTGGGGACCATCGTAACCCCATGCTAACCCGTGTGTACGGCACGGCATGGCGTGATCAGAAGGAGCTGGACGCGCACCTGCACCAACTGGAAGAAGCAGAAAAGCGCGATCATCGCCGGATCGGTAAGGAAATGGGCCTGTTCCATTTTCAGGAAGAAGCCGTGGGACAGGTGTTCTGGCATGCCAAAGGCTGGCGGCTTTATACGGCGTTGCAGGATTACATGCGCCGTGCCCAGACACGCCATGGTTATCAGGAAGTGCGCACACCACAGCTTGTTGACCGGGCACTGTGGGAGGCTTCTGGCCACTGGGACAAATACCGCCATCACATGTTCATTGCGACGGTTGAGGACGAAAACAAAACCCTCGCCCTCAAGCCTATGAACTGTCCTTGCCACGTACAGATTTTCCGTCATGGCCTGCGCTCTTATCGTGAACTGCCGCTGCGTATGGCGGAATTTGGCGCATGCCACCGGTATGAGCCTTCTGGTGCATTGCATGGCCTGATGCGTGTGCGTGGCTTTACGCAGGATGATGCGCATATTTTCTGCACCGAAGATCAGATTGCAGATGAAACAGTGCGTTTCGTGAAAATGCTGCACGATGTGTATCAGGATCTGGGCTTTGAGCATGTGCGCGTAAAGTTTGCAGATCGCCCAGAACAGCGTGCTGGCAGCGATGAGGTGTGGGACAAGGCTGAAAACGCACTGAAAGAAGCTTGCACCGTGGCGGGTGTGGAATACGAACACAACCCCGGTGAGGGCGCATTCTATGGCCCCAAACTGGAATTTGTGCTGCGTGATGCCATTGGGCGTGATTGGCAGTGCGGCACCTTGCAGGTTGATCTGGTTCTGCCTGAACGACTCGATGCCAGTTATATTGGCGAAGACTCTGGGCGGCATCGTCCCGTTATGCTGCATCGTGCCATTCTGGGATCTTTTGAACGGTTCCTTGGTATTCTGATCGAACAGCACGCAGGGCGTTTCCCGCTCTGGTTGGCGCCAGTGCAGGTGGTGGTGGCCTCTATTGTAAGTGACGCCGCACCTTATGCAGAGGAAGTGGCTGCCGCTTTGCGTGAAGCCGGGCTGGCTGTGGAAGCCGATGTACGGAATGACAAGATCAACGCCAAAGTGCGCGAACACAGCGTGGCGCGTGTTCCGGTGATTCTGGTAGTTGGCCGACGTGAAGCAGAAGAGCACACCGTTGCCATGCGTCGCCTTGGCACGCAGGCGCAGGAGACTCTGAGCTTGAATGATGCGGTTGCACGCTTGAAAAATGAGGCAACGCCGCCAGATTTACGCAAAAAAGGGTGA
- a CDS encoding SIMPL domain-containing protein (The SIMPL domain is named for its presence in mouse protein SIMPL (signalling molecule that associates with mouse pelle-like kinase). Bacterial member BP26, from Brucella, was shown to assemble into a channel-like structure, while YggE from E. coli has been associated with resistance to oxidative stress.), translating to MRFYSRSMLFLLSASSCAFMAMLPPAHAEDTNTFTKLELSASGTTDSAPDQLTATFRAEARNKNAATAQQAVNALVQKITEQTSKNDAVQLAITGYDVSETRPDKEPAFWTATQRLSLKAQNGNALLPLAGQFQANGLILESLDWSISDDKREDLLLDAEKNAIAELKKQADTVAASLGLHVVRFSNVTISENPIIRPMPMMMSMARSADASAAAPSSTAQTQHVHANARATILLGP from the coding sequence ATGCGTTTTTATTCTCGCTCCATGTTGTTCCTGCTTTCCGCAAGTTCCTGCGCATTCATGGCAATGCTCCCCCCAGCTCATGCGGAAGATACAAATACTTTTACCAAGCTTGAGCTTTCTGCTTCTGGCACAACAGATTCCGCCCCAGACCAGCTTACCGCCACATTCCGGGCAGAAGCACGTAACAAAAATGCAGCAACAGCCCAGCAGGCTGTAAATGCGCTGGTGCAAAAAATTACCGAACAAACCAGCAAAAATGATGCCGTGCAGTTAGCAATAACAGGGTACGATGTTTCTGAAACGCGCCCAGACAAAGAGCCCGCTTTTTGGACAGCGACCCAGAGATTGAGCCTGAAAGCCCAAAATGGTAACGCGCTCCTGCCCTTAGCCGGACAGTTTCAAGCAAATGGCCTTATTCTGGAAAGTCTGGATTGGTCTATTTCTGATGACAAGCGTGAAGATCTGCTGCTGGATGCTGAAAAGAACGCCATTGCCGAGCTAAAAAAGCAGGCAGACACGGTGGCTGCGTCTCTGGGCTTGCATGTCGTGCGCTTTTCAAATGTCACTATATCTGAAAACCCCATCATCCGCCCCATGCCTATGATGATGTCTATGGCGCGCAGTGCAGATGCCTCGGCAGCAGCACCATCCAGCACCGCACAAACCCAGCATGTTCACGCAAACGCGCGTGCAACTATCCTGCTTGGCCCATAA
- the ndk gene encoding nucleoside-diphosphate kinase — translation MAKERTLSIIKPDATRRNLTGKINAVFEDAGLSIVAQKRIQLSPAQAGAFYEVHKERPFYNDLVSFMISGPVVVQVLEGDNAVAKNREVMGATDPKKAEPNTIRAQFAESIEANSVHGSDSAENAANEIRFFFAETEILP, via the coding sequence ATGGCTAAAGAACGTACGCTATCCATTATCAAGCCGGACGCAACCCGTCGCAACCTGACCGGCAAGATCAATGCCGTGTTTGAAGACGCAGGTCTGAGCATTGTCGCCCAGAAGCGCATTCAGCTGTCCCCAGCTCAGGCTGGTGCATTCTATGAAGTGCATAAAGAACGCCCGTTCTATAATGATCTGGTGTCCTTCATGATTTCCGGCCCGGTTGTGGTGCAGGTTTTGGAAGGCGACAACGCAGTTGCCAAGAACCGCGAAGTAATGGGTGCGACAGACCCCAAAAAGGCAGAACCCAACACCATTCGCGCTCAGTTTGCTGAAAGCATTGAAGCAAACTCCGTGCATGGTTCTGACAGTGCAGAAAACGCAGCGAACGAAATCCGCTTCTTCTTCGCGGAAACCGAAATCCTGCCCTGA
- a CDS encoding glycosyltransferase family 9 protein — translation MSHLIHSEKPQGAPPQRILVIRLGALGDFVQSFGPFQAIRQAYPAAHITLLTTAPFVELARLSPWFNEVLTDTRPHWANVPQICALRKMLRGYDRVYDLQTSARTARYFVLAGRPASWCGHVGEGRLAHLNPWRDEMHTRARQRDQLRMAGIENVSQPDVSWLRDKGPKLDTPYVLIVPGAAVHRPAKRWPARRYGELAAEIARRGLCPVLVGHETEQPLAKDILSYCPQALNLMGQTTLPELAGLAARAQCAVGNDTGPMHLAAVMGCRCVVLFSADSNPALTAPLGWQAGQVRVLRVHDLALLCVQRVAAALWWRH, via the coding sequence ATGAGCCATTTAATACATTCTGAAAAACCCCAAGGGGCTCCACCGCAACGTATTCTTGTTATCCGTTTGGGTGCGTTGGGAGATTTCGTGCAAAGTTTTGGCCCATTTCAGGCTATCCGGCAGGCATATCCTGCTGCACATATCACTTTGCTTACAACAGCGCCGTTTGTTGAACTGGCCCGGCTTTCACCCTGGTTTAATGAAGTCCTTACGGATACGCGCCCACATTGGGCAAATGTGCCGCAAATATGCGCACTGCGTAAGATGTTGCGCGGGTATGACAGGGTTTATGATCTACAGACATCCGCCCGTACAGCGCGTTATTTTGTGCTGGCAGGACGGCCCGCTTCATGGTGCGGGCATGTAGGAGAGGGCAGGCTTGCCCATTTAAACCCATGGCGGGATGAGATGCACACGCGCGCCCGCCAGCGTGATCAGTTGCGTATGGCTGGCATAGAAAATGTGTCACAACCAGATGTTTCATGGTTACGTGATAAAGGGCCAAAGCTTGATACCCCCTATGTGCTGATTGTGCCGGGGGCAGCCGTGCATCGGCCTGCCAAACGCTGGCCTGCCAGACGGTATGGTGAGCTGGCGGCAGAAATTGCCCGGCGTGGTTTGTGCCCAGTATTGGTGGGGCATGAAACTGAACAGCCCTTGGCAAAGGATATTCTGTCTTATTGCCCACAAGCCCTAAATTTAATGGGCCAGACCACTCTGCCAGAACTTGCAGGGCTGGCTGCGCGGGCGCAATGCGCTGTGGGGAATGATACAGGCCCAATGCATTTGGCTGCCGTTATGGGCTGCCGCTGCGTTGTGCTGTTTTCTGCTGATAGTAACCCCGCGCTTACGGCTCCGTTAGGGTGGCAGGCAGGGCAGGTGCGCGTACTTCGTGTGCATGATCTTGCATTGCTTTGTGTGCAAAGGGTTGCAGCCGCGCTCTGGTGGCGTCATTAA
- the infC gene encoding translation initiation factor IF-3, whose translation MARSPYPAPPSREGPRVNEEIRVPQVRLIDENGEMAGIMTVRDALAKAYSVGLDLLEISPNAEPPVAKILDYGKFKYEQQKKRNEAKKKQKVIEIKEVKVRPNIDENDYQVKMRAVKTFIGEGDKVKVTLRFRGREMAHQELGIKVLERIRGEMDEVAKVEQMPRLENRQMIMVLAPR comes from the coding sequence ATAGCCAGATCACCGTATCCCGCGCCGCCCAGCCGAGAAGGGCCGCGAGTGAATGAAGAAATCCGTGTGCCGCAGGTTCGCCTTATTGATGAAAATGGCGAAATGGCCGGTATTATGACTGTGCGTGATGCTTTGGCAAAAGCGTATAGCGTTGGGTTGGATCTTCTAGAAATAAGCCCAAATGCCGAGCCGCCTGTTGCGAAGATTCTTGATTACGGCAAGTTCAAATACGAACAGCAGAAAAAGCGCAACGAAGCCAAAAAGAAGCAGAAGGTCATTGAAATCAAGGAAGTCAAGGTTCGTCCGAATATCGACGAAAATGACTACCAGGTTAAAATGCGTGCTGTGAAAACCTTTATTGGTGAAGGTGACAAGGTAAAGGTTACGCTGCGTTTCCGTGGTCGTGAAATGGCGCATCAGGAACTGGGTATTAAGGTTCTGGAACGCATTCGTGGCGAAATGGATGAGGTTGCCAAGGTGGAGCAGATGCCGCGCCTTGAAAACCGCCAGATGATCATGGTTCTGGCCCCGCGCTAA